The Sebastes fasciatus isolate fSebFas1 chromosome 13, fSebFas1.pri, whole genome shotgun sequence genome includes a region encoding these proteins:
- the tbc1d16 gene encoding TBC1 domain family member 16 isoform X2 codes for MSLGRLLRRASSRASDLLTFNPGAGGSSMRSGLDGEIIFSKNNVCVHPAEPLQGLAEHHPGYLCVHTEKDESLGTTLILTWVPNSRIQRQDEEALRYITPESSPVRRNARRRGRRPQSRHTAAQEEDEDEERNITSSASAESHSLVVEAGADPSQQQLPSTGEEGDEGSCELSDEVSRDSTMGSDSDTFSSPFCLSPVSEALCESSGSVFLDSESRELCEESMTHSASSASSLDSHAPSESGGGGCQSHGMRWEEQQKVLALEQLCGVFRVDLGHMRSLRLFFSDEACTSGQLVIASRESQYKILHFHHAGLDKLAEVFQQWKCCRETQLKDQVSDEKSCMQFSIQRPTLPSAETHPEEKLYRRLDVTTWLRHLNHNGQVEEEYKLRKAIFFGGIDPSIRGEVWPFLLHYYNYDSTSQEREAWRLQKRTHYHDIQQRRLSMSPEEHSEFWRKVQFTVDKDVVRTDRSNHFFRGENNPNVEIMRRILLNYAVFNPDMGYCQGMSDLVAPLLTEIQDESDTFWCFVGLMENTIFISSPRDEDMERQLMYLRELLRLMLPRLHQHLTRLGEDGLQLLFCHRWILLCFKREFPDTEALRMWEACWAHYQTDYFHLFLCVAIIVLYGEDVTEQQLATDQMLLHFSNLSMHMNGELVLRKARSLLYQFRLLPRIPCSLHDLCKLCGPGMWDSRYIPTVECSGEHPDSQSCPYGGTSTPRPSSPSLSATPSPNTAPTPPPDGKKGSKARDIFTFRKQS; via the exons ATGTCTCTGGGTCGGCTCCTGCGACGTGCCTCCTCCAGGGCCTCCGACCTCCTGACCTTTAACCCCGGGGCGGGGGGCTCGTCGATGCGCTCGGGCCTGGATGGCGAGATCATCTTCTCcaaaaataatgtttgtgtgcACCCTGCAGAGCCCCTGCAGGGCCTGGCGGAGCACCACCCAG GCTACCTGTGCGTGCACACGGAGAAGGATGAGAGCCTCGGCACCACTCTGATTCTGACCTGGGTGCCCAACTCCCGCATCCAGAGGCAGGATGAGGAGGCGTTGCGTTACATCACGCCGGAGAGCTCCCCTGTACGCAGGAACGCACGCCGCCGAGGCCGACG ACCCCAGTCCCGTCACACGGCAGCccaggaggaagatgaggacgAGGAGAGGAACATTACCAGCAGCGCCTCCGCGGAAAGCCACAGCCTGGTGGTGGAGGCAGGAGCGGATCCCTCGCAGCAGCAGCTGCCCTCGACGGGCGAGGAGGGTGACGAGGGCTCCTGCGAGCTGTCGGACGAAGTGAGTCGGGACAGCACCATGGGTTCGGACTCGGACACGTTCTCCTCCCCGTTCTGCCTGTCCCCCGTCAGCGAGGCCCTCTGTGAAAGCAGCGGCTCCGTCTTCCTGGACAGTGAAAGCAG GGAGCTGTGCGAGGAGTCCATGACCCACTCCGCAAGCTCCGCCTCCAGCCTGGACAGCCACGCCCCCTCcgagagcggcggcggcggctgcCAGTCGCACGGCATGCGGtgggaggagcagcagaaggtGCTGGCTCTGGAGCAGTTGTGTGGCGTTTTCAGGGTGGACCTGGGTCACATGAGGTCGCTGAGACTCTTCTTCAG TGACGAGGCGTGTACCAGCGGCCAGCTGGTGATCGCCAGCCGAGAGAGCCAGTATAAGATCCTCCACTTCCATCACGCTGGCCTGGACAAGCTGGCTGAGGTCTTCCAACAGTGGAAGTGCTGCAGGGAAACTCAGCTTAAAGACCAG GTGTCGGATGAGAAATCCTGCATGCAGTTTTCCATCCAGAGGCCCACCCTGCCGTCGGCCGAGACCCACCCGGAGGAGAAGCTCTACCGGCGGCTGGACGTCACCACCTGGCTACGTCACCTCAACCACAACgggcaggtggaggaggagtaCAAGCTGCGCAAG GCCATCTTCTTCGGCGGTATCGACCCATCCATCCGTGGCGAGGTGTGGCCCTTCCTGCTGCACTACTACAACTACGACTCCACCTCTCAGGAGAGGGAGGCCTGGAGGCTGCAGAAACGCACCCACTATCACGACATCCAGCAGAGGAG GTTGTCCATGAGCCCGGAGGAGCACAGCGAGTTCTGGAGAAAGGTCCAGTTCACGGTGGATAAAGACGTGGTGAGAACAGATCGCAGCAACCACTTCTTCAGAGGAGAGAACAACCCCAATGTGGAGATCATGAG GCGGATTCTGCTCAACTATGCAGTGTTTAATCCAGACATGGGCTACTGCCAGGGCATGTCTGACCTGGTGGCCCCTCTGCTCACTGAGATCCAGGACGAAAGCGACACCTTCTGGTGCTTCGTCGGCCTCATGGAGAACACCATCTTCATCAGCTCGCCGCGCGACGAAGACATGGAGAGGCAGCTG ATGTACCTGCGGGAGCTGCTGCGTCTCATGCTGCCCCGCCTCCACCAGCACCTGACCAGGCTGGGAGAGGACGGCCTCCAGCTGCTCTTCTGCCACCGCTGGATCCTGCTCTGCTTCAAACGAGAGTTCCCCGACACCGAGGCCCTGCGCATGTGGGAGGCCTGCTGGGCACACTACCAG ACGGACTACTTCCACCTGTTCCTGTGTGTGGCCATCATTGTTCTCTACGGGGAGGACGTGACAGAACAGCAGCTCGCCACCGACCAAATGTTGCTCCACTTCAGCAACCTCTCCATGCACATGAACGGAGAGCTGGTGCTACGGAAG GCCCGCAGCCTTCTCTACCAGTTCCGCCTGCTACCCAGAATCCCATGCAGCCTGCACGACCTTTGTAAACTGTGTGGCCCGGGGATGTGGGACAGCCGCTACATCCCCACTGTGGAGTGTTCTGGTGAACACCCCGACTCCCAGAGCTGCCCCTATGGAGGCACCTCCACCCCCCGGCCCTCCTCACCCTCCCTGTCAGCCACGCCCTCGCCCAACACCGCCCCCACGCCTCCACCGGACGGCAAGAAAGGCTCCAAAGCACGGGATATTTTCACCTTCCGGAAACAGTCCTGA
- the tbc1d16 gene encoding TBC1 domain family member 16 isoform X3 yields the protein MELCEESMTHSASSASSLDSHAPSESGGGGCQSHGMRWEEQQKVLALEQLCGVFRVDLGHMRSLRLFFSDEACTSGQLVIASRESQYKILHFHHAGLDKLAEVFQQWKCCRETQLKDQVSDEKSCMQFSIQRPTLPSAETHPEEKLYRRLDVTTWLRHLNHNGQVEEEYKLRKAIFFGGIDPSIRGEVWPFLLHYYNYDSTSQEREAWRLQKRTHYHDIQQRRLSMSPEEHSEFWRKVQFTVDKDVVRTDRSNHFFRGENNPNVEIMRRILLNYAVFNPDMGYCQGMSDLVAPLLTEIQDESDTFWCFVGLMENTIFISSPRDEDMERQLMYLRELLRLMLPRLHQHLTRLGEDGLQLLFCHRWILLCFKREFPDTEALRMWEACWAHYQTDYFHLFLCVAIIVLYGEDVTEQQLATDQMLLHFSNLSMHMNGELVLRKFILPLCSSRPAAFSTSSACYPESHAACTTFVNCVARGCGTAATSPLWSVLVNTPTPRAAPMEAPPPPGPPHPPCQPRPRPTPPPRLHRTARKAPKHGIFSPSGNSPDCRG from the exons AT GGAGCTGTGCGAGGAGTCCATGACCCACTCCGCAAGCTCCGCCTCCAGCCTGGACAGCCACGCCCCCTCcgagagcggcggcggcggctgcCAGTCGCACGGCATGCGGtgggaggagcagcagaaggtGCTGGCTCTGGAGCAGTTGTGTGGCGTTTTCAGGGTGGACCTGGGTCACATGAGGTCGCTGAGACTCTTCTTCAG TGACGAGGCGTGTACCAGCGGCCAGCTGGTGATCGCCAGCCGAGAGAGCCAGTATAAGATCCTCCACTTCCATCACGCTGGCCTGGACAAGCTGGCTGAGGTCTTCCAACAGTGGAAGTGCTGCAGGGAAACTCAGCTTAAAGACCAG GTGTCGGATGAGAAATCCTGCATGCAGTTTTCCATCCAGAGGCCCACCCTGCCGTCGGCCGAGACCCACCCGGAGGAGAAGCTCTACCGGCGGCTGGACGTCACCACCTGGCTACGTCACCTCAACCACAACgggcaggtggaggaggagtaCAAGCTGCGCAAG GCCATCTTCTTCGGCGGTATCGACCCATCCATCCGTGGCGAGGTGTGGCCCTTCCTGCTGCACTACTACAACTACGACTCCACCTCTCAGGAGAGGGAGGCCTGGAGGCTGCAGAAACGCACCCACTATCACGACATCCAGCAGAGGAG GTTGTCCATGAGCCCGGAGGAGCACAGCGAGTTCTGGAGAAAGGTCCAGTTCACGGTGGATAAAGACGTGGTGAGAACAGATCGCAGCAACCACTTCTTCAGAGGAGAGAACAACCCCAATGTGGAGATCATGAG GCGGATTCTGCTCAACTATGCAGTGTTTAATCCAGACATGGGCTACTGCCAGGGCATGTCTGACCTGGTGGCCCCTCTGCTCACTGAGATCCAGGACGAAAGCGACACCTTCTGGTGCTTCGTCGGCCTCATGGAGAACACCATCTTCATCAGCTCGCCGCGCGACGAAGACATGGAGAGGCAGCTG ATGTACCTGCGGGAGCTGCTGCGTCTCATGCTGCCCCGCCTCCACCAGCACCTGACCAGGCTGGGAGAGGACGGCCTCCAGCTGCTCTTCTGCCACCGCTGGATCCTGCTCTGCTTCAAACGAGAGTTCCCCGACACCGAGGCCCTGCGCATGTGGGAGGCCTGCTGGGCACACTACCAG ACGGACTACTTCCACCTGTTCCTGTGTGTGGCCATCATTGTTCTCTACGGGGAGGACGTGACAGAACAGCAGCTCGCCACCGACCAAATGTTGCTCCACTTCAGCAACCTCTCCATGCACATGAACGGAGAGCTGGTGCTACGGAAG TTCATCTTGCCACTCTGCTCTTCCAGGCCCGCAGCCTTCTCTACCAGTTCCGCCTGCTACCCAGAATCCCATGCAGCCTGCACGACCTTTGTAAACTGTGTGGCCCGGGGATGTGGGACAGCCGCTACATCCCCACTGTGGAGTGTTCTGGTGAACACCCCGACTCCCAGAGCTGCCCCTATGGAGGCACCTCCACCCCCCGGCCCTCCTCACCCTCCCTGTCAGCCACGCCCTCGCCCAACACCGCCCCCACGCCTCCACCGGACGGCAAGAAAGGCTCCAAAGCACGGGATATTTTCACCTTCCGGAAACAGTCCTGACTGCAGAGGCTAA
- the tbc1d16 gene encoding TBC1 domain family member 16 isoform X1 produces MSLGRLLRRASSRASDLLTFNPGAGGSSMRSGLDGEIIFSKNNVCVHPAEPLQGLAEHHPGYLCVHTEKDESLGTTLILTWVPNSRIQRQDEEALRYITPESSPVRRNARRRGRRPQSRHTAAQEEDEDEERNITSSASAESHSLVVEAGADPSQQQLPSTGEEGDEGSCELSDEVSRDSTMGSDSDTFSSPFCLSPVSEALCESSGSVFLDSESRELCEESMTHSASSASSLDSHAPSESGGGGCQSHGMRWEEQQKVLALEQLCGVFRVDLGHMRSLRLFFSDEACTSGQLVIASRESQYKILHFHHAGLDKLAEVFQQWKCCRETQLKDQVSDEKSCMQFSIQRPTLPSAETHPEEKLYRRLDVTTWLRHLNHNGQVEEEYKLRKAIFFGGIDPSIRGEVWPFLLHYYNYDSTSQEREAWRLQKRTHYHDIQQRRLSMSPEEHSEFWRKVQFTVDKDVVRTDRSNHFFRGENNPNVEIMRRILLNYAVFNPDMGYCQGMSDLVAPLLTEIQDESDTFWCFVGLMENTIFISSPRDEDMERQLMYLRELLRLMLPRLHQHLTRLGEDGLQLLFCHRWILLCFKREFPDTEALRMWEACWAHYQTDYFHLFLCVAIIVLYGEDVTEQQLATDQMLLHFSNLSMHMNGELVLRKFILPLCSSRPAAFSTSSACYPESHAACTTFVNCVARGCGTAATSPLWSVLVNTPTPRAAPMEAPPPPGPPHPPCQPRPRPTPPPRLHRTARKAPKHGIFSPSGNSPDCRG; encoded by the exons ATGTCTCTGGGTCGGCTCCTGCGACGTGCCTCCTCCAGGGCCTCCGACCTCCTGACCTTTAACCCCGGGGCGGGGGGCTCGTCGATGCGCTCGGGCCTGGATGGCGAGATCATCTTCTCcaaaaataatgtttgtgtgcACCCTGCAGAGCCCCTGCAGGGCCTGGCGGAGCACCACCCAG GCTACCTGTGCGTGCACACGGAGAAGGATGAGAGCCTCGGCACCACTCTGATTCTGACCTGGGTGCCCAACTCCCGCATCCAGAGGCAGGATGAGGAGGCGTTGCGTTACATCACGCCGGAGAGCTCCCCTGTACGCAGGAACGCACGCCGCCGAGGCCGACG ACCCCAGTCCCGTCACACGGCAGCccaggaggaagatgaggacgAGGAGAGGAACATTACCAGCAGCGCCTCCGCGGAAAGCCACAGCCTGGTGGTGGAGGCAGGAGCGGATCCCTCGCAGCAGCAGCTGCCCTCGACGGGCGAGGAGGGTGACGAGGGCTCCTGCGAGCTGTCGGACGAAGTGAGTCGGGACAGCACCATGGGTTCGGACTCGGACACGTTCTCCTCCCCGTTCTGCCTGTCCCCCGTCAGCGAGGCCCTCTGTGAAAGCAGCGGCTCCGTCTTCCTGGACAGTGAAAGCAG GGAGCTGTGCGAGGAGTCCATGACCCACTCCGCAAGCTCCGCCTCCAGCCTGGACAGCCACGCCCCCTCcgagagcggcggcggcggctgcCAGTCGCACGGCATGCGGtgggaggagcagcagaaggtGCTGGCTCTGGAGCAGTTGTGTGGCGTTTTCAGGGTGGACCTGGGTCACATGAGGTCGCTGAGACTCTTCTTCAG TGACGAGGCGTGTACCAGCGGCCAGCTGGTGATCGCCAGCCGAGAGAGCCAGTATAAGATCCTCCACTTCCATCACGCTGGCCTGGACAAGCTGGCTGAGGTCTTCCAACAGTGGAAGTGCTGCAGGGAAACTCAGCTTAAAGACCAG GTGTCGGATGAGAAATCCTGCATGCAGTTTTCCATCCAGAGGCCCACCCTGCCGTCGGCCGAGACCCACCCGGAGGAGAAGCTCTACCGGCGGCTGGACGTCACCACCTGGCTACGTCACCTCAACCACAACgggcaggtggaggaggagtaCAAGCTGCGCAAG GCCATCTTCTTCGGCGGTATCGACCCATCCATCCGTGGCGAGGTGTGGCCCTTCCTGCTGCACTACTACAACTACGACTCCACCTCTCAGGAGAGGGAGGCCTGGAGGCTGCAGAAACGCACCCACTATCACGACATCCAGCAGAGGAG GTTGTCCATGAGCCCGGAGGAGCACAGCGAGTTCTGGAGAAAGGTCCAGTTCACGGTGGATAAAGACGTGGTGAGAACAGATCGCAGCAACCACTTCTTCAGAGGAGAGAACAACCCCAATGTGGAGATCATGAG GCGGATTCTGCTCAACTATGCAGTGTTTAATCCAGACATGGGCTACTGCCAGGGCATGTCTGACCTGGTGGCCCCTCTGCTCACTGAGATCCAGGACGAAAGCGACACCTTCTGGTGCTTCGTCGGCCTCATGGAGAACACCATCTTCATCAGCTCGCCGCGCGACGAAGACATGGAGAGGCAGCTG ATGTACCTGCGGGAGCTGCTGCGTCTCATGCTGCCCCGCCTCCACCAGCACCTGACCAGGCTGGGAGAGGACGGCCTCCAGCTGCTCTTCTGCCACCGCTGGATCCTGCTCTGCTTCAAACGAGAGTTCCCCGACACCGAGGCCCTGCGCATGTGGGAGGCCTGCTGGGCACACTACCAG ACGGACTACTTCCACCTGTTCCTGTGTGTGGCCATCATTGTTCTCTACGGGGAGGACGTGACAGAACAGCAGCTCGCCACCGACCAAATGTTGCTCCACTTCAGCAACCTCTCCATGCACATGAACGGAGAGCTGGTGCTACGGAAG TTCATCTTGCCACTCTGCTCTTCCAGGCCCGCAGCCTTCTCTACCAGTTCCGCCTGCTACCCAGAATCCCATGCAGCCTGCACGACCTTTGTAAACTGTGTGGCCCGGGGATGTGGGACAGCCGCTACATCCCCACTGTGGAGTGTTCTGGTGAACACCCCGACTCCCAGAGCTGCCCCTATGGAGGCACCTCCACCCCCCGGCCCTCCTCACCCTCCCTGTCAGCCACGCCCTCGCCCAACACCGCCCCCACGCCTCCACCGGACGGCAAGAAAGGCTCCAAAGCACGGGATATTTTCACCTTCCGGAAACAGTCCTGACTGCAGAGGCTAA